In the Commensalibacter nepenthis genome, AGACGGGTATATTATTTAAGCCGAAGATATTTTGAATGAGATTGATTTGCTCATTGATTGTCCATTTTCCTTTAAATCTCAGTCCTTTTTGAATCCAGAGTATAGCTTCATATCCTTTGAGTGTTTTTCTAGCTGTATGGAAAGACTGAAAACAGTCATTCTTTGGGATAACTTTCTTTACTCTAAATTTGTAGGAATTGTTCTGGTTATTTACAGATTTTGTTTAAAATAATCATCTAAGACCTCATAGGGTGTTTTTCCTTGAATGCCTTTATGGGGTTTAACAGTGTCATAATAATTTATAAAACTTTTCAACTTTAACTTTCGATCTTGAGCATTATCGAATACCTCTCTTTCATGCCACATTTCCATGAGTGTGCGAATGACGCGCTCTGCTTTGCCATTGGTTTGAGGGCAAGCTGGCTTGGTAAATTTCTGGTTAATCCGATTGGTATAACAAGATTTAACAAACAGATGTTCAAGCATTCCTTGGTATTCTCTGCCATTGTCAGAGTAAACGGTTTTGTCGCAAAGTTTAAATTTTACTAAAATTTTAGTAAAATTTAAACTTTGCGACAAAACCAGAGGGAGAGGATTAGGAATGTAGTGGTTTGCAATATTGTAACAAATTCTCTATTGCACAGTTGAAATAATTTTCCAAATTTTCTTGAGTGACATATCCGATGTGTGGAGTACATAAAATGTTCTTAGAAAAAAGAAGGTTACTATGATAAACAGGTTCATCATCAAAAACATCTAATACAAATGCAATAGATTTGTTAATTTTAAGTAATTTTTGAATAGAATTTTTTTCTAATAATTGTGATCTAGATGTATTAACAAAGATAGCATTTTCTTTCATTTTTGATAAATCATTAAAAGTGATACTCTCCCTTGTGTTATTACTTAAACGTAAATGGACAGAAATAATATCGCATGTTCGAAAAAATTCATCCCGACTGGATAAAAATTTATATCCATTTAACAATGATTCTTGTTTAGCACCTTCACTACCACAAACGACAACTTCTGTATCAAAAGAGCTTGCATATTTTGCAACCAATTTACCTATTTTTCCAAATCCTAGAATGCCAATCCGTTTATCTTTAATTTGTCTTCCAGTTACAGTTTGCCATAATCCATTTTTCATTGATTCTATTGATTCATATAATTTTCGATTGGCTGCCATAATTAATAACCACGTGAGTTCCGCTGCAGATGTTGGGTCGCCACCACCTTCTAATATTGTGATATTTAATTTTTTGCAAACATCCAAATCTATATGTTTGCCAACAGGACCTGTTTGACATATTAATTTTAAATTAGGCATTTTTTAAGAAGGTCTTGATTAATAATTGTTCTTTCACGGATTAATATTATCGCTTCTATGTCTTTAATTTGTTCTGCTAGATTTTCCTCTTCTTGAAGATTACCTAACACTAAAATTTCATGTTGATATAATTTTTTTATGCAATTTAATTGTAATGATGCGTTTTGATAATCATCGGGAATTAATATTTTCATTTTTATCTCTATTTAATAAAAACAGTCTTATCGCAAATTTGAAATTGGGTTGTATTTTGCTATAAAATGAGCGAGTTAGCAAGGAAGTGTATTATTTAATCCGAAGATATTTTGGAAGGTGTAGGAATTGATCGCGTTGTTTACAGTGATATGGAATATTACTGTAATGAACATGCATAGGAAAACGAAGCTTACACTGTATCATCGAGAAGAGATATGGCGGTTACATCATCAAGAGAAAGTCACGGTAACGGATCTGGCTAAGCGTTTTATGGTCAGCAGGTCTACGATTTATGCTGTATTAAGGCGTGCTCGGTTGCAATTATTTTTGCCGATGTCCGCACGAATGAGCGTTATAAAACGATCAAATATGGCATTAAACGCCTTGCTAAGATTGAAAAAACACTTGAGGACAACCTCAGACGGCAAGCCAAAAAATATAACAAATCTTATCCTAGGGAGATGGTGCATGTCGAGACTAAACAGCAAACTCGGGAGTATCTTTTTGTAGGTATTGATGATTTTTCTCGAGAACTCTATGTTGGGATTTACAACGATAAATCTCAGTTTAGTGCAGCTCAGTTCCTACAAGACGATGTGCAGGTTCAATGCCCTTATACGATCGAATGTGTTTACTCTGACAATGGCAGAGAATACCAAGGAACGCTTGAACATCTGTTTGTTAAATCTTGTTATACCAATCGGATTAACCAGAAATTTACCAAGCCAGCTTGCCCTCGAACCAATGGCAAAGCAGAGCGCGTCATTCGCACACTCATGGAAATGTGGCATGAGCGTGAATTGTTCGTCAATGCTCAGGATCGAAAGTTAAAGTTGAAACGATTTATTCATTATTATAACACTGTTAAACCCCATAAAGGCATTCAAGGAAAAACACCCTATGAGGTCTTAGATGGTTATTTTAAACAAAATCTGTAAACAACCCGAACAATTCTTACACGTGATAAAAACAAGATTAGAATCTAAAACTATTATTTTTAACCTTTGTCTGCCATTCATTCATAACAAAGAAATATTTGTTTTTTACTTGGAAAATTATCATAATATAGTGACCTAATGGTAATTTTTATTTTGAAATTTAATCGATTCAACCTCAAACAAAAAAGAGAATATTATTTATTTTCGTCCTAATAGTAAACTGTTAAAATATGACATAACATTCTTGATTATTAAAGGGAAGCGCATGAAGAAAATTGTTTTAACTGCAACTTTGCTGATGCTTTTACAAACCAGTAATTTTTGTTCTGCTGCCCCTTTAGGTGATACTGGCGATCCTTCTGCTATTCCCGCAGGAAATATAGAGGTTCTAGATCAATTTACTGATCCAGGTCCTTCAGGCGTTGCCATAACGCCTGACAAACGATTATTCGTCAGCTTTCCTCGACATGCACAAAATCATAAAGATGCTACGCTCGCAGAAATTATCGATGGA is a window encoding:
- a CDS encoding integrase core domain-containing protein, coding for MLEHLFVKSCYTNRINQKFTKPACPQTNGKAERVIRTLMEMWHEREVFDNAQDRKLKLKSFINYYDTVKPHKGIQGKTPYEVLDDYFKQNL
- a CDS encoding integrase core domain-containing protein, with translation MVHVETKQQTREYLFVGIDDFSRELYVGIYNDKSQFSAAQFLQDDVQVQCPYTIECVYSDNGREYQGTLEHLFVKSCYTNRINQKFTKPACPRTNGKAERVIRTLMEMWHERELFVNAQDRKLKLKRFIHYYNTVKPHKGIQGKTPYEVLDGYFKQNL
- a CDS encoding NAD(P)-dependent oxidoreductase; amino-acid sequence: MPNLKLICQTGPVGKHIDLDVCKKLNITILEGGGDPTSAAELTWLLIMAANRKLYESIESMKNGLWQTVTGRQIKDKRIGILGFGKIGKLVAKYASSFDTEVVVCGSEGAKQESLLNGYKFLSSRDEFFRTCDIISVHLRLSNNTRESITFNDLSKMKENAIFVNTSRSQLLEKNSIQKLLKINKSIAFVLDVFDDEPVYHSNLLFSKNILCTPHIGYVTQENLENYFNCAIENLLQYCKPLHS
- a CDS encoding helix-turn-helix domain-containing protein codes for the protein MHRKTKLTLYHREEIWRLHHQEKVTVTDLAKRFMVSRSTIYAVLRRARLQLFLPMSARMSVIKRSNMALNALLRLKKHLRTTSDGKPKNITNLILGRWCMSRLNSKLGSIFL
- a CDS encoding Rossmann-fold NAD(P)-binding domain-containing protein; the protein is MKILIPDDYQNASLQLNCIKKLYQHEILVLGNLQEEENLAEQIKDIEAIILIRERTIINQDLLKKCLI